The Deinococcus multiflagellatus genome includes a region encoding these proteins:
- a CDS encoding aliphatic sulfonate ABC transporter substrate-binding protein, which yields MRRSVLLPLALSALSLGSLAQSVTFTIGYQKGGLPNILKARGTLDRYAAQGITFKWVLFTAGPPLLEAANAGAVDFGSVGNTPGVFALAGGADLKYVAVSENRSDDSEAIIVPKTSAIRSVADLKGKRIGVARGSSAHFFLYNVLRRAGLDLKDVTLVPLLPPDARPAFESGGIDAWVIWDPFLTTALQATGARVLQNHQGVGRGHGYHLVPGAVLQDPEKKRALQVLLAELQDTATWANRNQGVVVQQFSDELGIPQSVLKVTVPRSAPFNIRPFRAGDLQPLQQLADAFTQADVLPRALKLGAANFVTLPAFAQARAGLGLK from the coding sequence ATGCGCCGTTCTGTTCTGCTTCCCCTTGCCCTGTCCGCCCTGTCACTGGGCAGCCTTGCCCAGAGCGTCACCTTCACCATTGGTTACCAGAAAGGTGGCCTGCCCAACATCCTCAAGGCGCGCGGCACCCTGGACCGTTACGCCGCGCAGGGCATCACCTTCAAGTGGGTGCTGTTCACCGCTGGCCCACCGCTGCTCGAAGCCGCCAACGCAGGCGCGGTGGATTTCGGCAGTGTGGGCAACACGCCCGGGGTCTTTGCGCTGGCTGGCGGCGCCGACCTGAAGTACGTGGCGGTCAGTGAAAACCGCTCCGACGACAGCGAGGCGATCATCGTCCCCAAAACCTCTGCCATTCGCAGCGTGGCGGACCTGAAGGGCAAACGCATTGGCGTGGCGCGCGGGTCCAGCGCCCACTTCTTCTTGTACAACGTGCTGCGCCGCGCGGGCCTGGACCTGAAGGACGTGACCCTGGTGCCGCTGCTGCCCCCGGACGCTCGCCCCGCCTTCGAGAGCGGCGGCATTGACGCCTGGGTGATCTGGGACCCTTTCCTGACCACCGCCCTGCAGGCCACCGGCGCGCGGGTGTTGCAAAACCACCAGGGCGTGGGGCGCGGCCACGGCTACCATCTGGTGCCGGGCGCCGTGCTGCAGGACCCCGAGAAAAAGCGGGCGCTGCAAGTGCTGCTGGCTGAACTGCAGGACACAGCCACCTGGGCCAACAGGAACCAGGGCGTGGTGGTGCAGCAGTTCAGCGATGAACTGGGGATTCCCCAGAGCGTCCTGAAGGTCACCGTGCCCCGCAGCGCGCCCTTCAACATCCGGCCGTTCCGCGCGGGCGACCTGCAGCCGTTGCAACAGCTGGCCGACGCCTTTACCCAGGCCGACGTGCTGCCCCGCGCCCTGAAGCTGGGGGCTGCCAATTTCGTGACCCTGCCCGCCTTCGCCCAGGCCCGCGCAGGGCTGGGGCTGAAGTGA
- a CDS encoding LLM class flavin-dependent oxidoreductase — protein MTHAPTPASPSLYWFIPSGGDGRQLGQPSRPAHFAYLTQVAQAADTLGFDGVLLPTGGTNEDTVILASALSALTRQLRFLVALRPGLFSPVLAARLTASLDRITNGRINLNIVTGSGNFDFEGLKLSSEERYALTHEWLVVFRQLLRGETVTREGQHVQVHEGRALLPSVQRPYPPIYFGGSSEPALAVAGEHVDVYLSWGERPEQVAEKFEAVRREAQRHGRTVRFGLRAHVIVRETEEEAWADAERLIEHVSDEQIAQAHQAFLNSGSEGQRRQSALNGGTRESLRVGQNLWAGVGLLRGGAGTAFVGSPENVAAALREYQAVGVETFILSGYPHLEEAYRVAELLFPVLGRTSPVFTPRDGQALTHTATPTPAEPLKEPVGRFRSI, from the coding sequence ATGACGCACGCCCCCACCCCCGCCAGCCCCAGCCTGTACTGGTTCATTCCTTCGGGCGGCGACGGCCGCCAGCTGGGCCAGCCCAGCCGCCCGGCGCATTTTGCCTACCTGACCCAGGTGGCCCAGGCCGCCGACACCCTGGGCTTTGACGGCGTGCTGCTGCCCACCGGCGGCACGAACGAGGACACGGTGATTCTGGCCAGTGCCCTGAGTGCCCTGACCCGCCAGCTGCGCTTTCTGGTGGCGCTGCGCCCAGGGCTCTTCTCGCCAGTGCTGGCCGCGCGCCTGACCGCCTCGCTGGACCGCATCACCAACGGGCGCATCAACCTGAACATCGTAACCGGCAGCGGCAACTTCGACTTTGAAGGCCTGAAGCTCAGCAGCGAGGAACGCTACGCCCTGACCCACGAGTGGCTGGTCGTGTTCCGCCAGCTGCTGCGCGGCGAAACGGTGACGCGTGAAGGCCAGCATGTGCAGGTGCACGAGGGCCGCGCCCTGCTGCCCAGCGTGCAACGCCCCTACCCGCCCATCTACTTTGGGGGCAGCAGTGAACCGGCCCTGGCGGTGGCGGGCGAGCATGTGGACGTGTACCTGAGCTGGGGCGAGCGTCCCGAACAGGTGGCCGAGAAGTTCGAGGCCGTGCGCCGGGAAGCGCAGCGCCATGGCCGCACGGTGCGCTTTGGCCTGCGCGCCCACGTGATCGTACGCGAGACAGAGGAAGAAGCCTGGGCCGACGCCGAGCGTCTGATCGAGCACGTGAGCGACGAGCAGATTGCCCAGGCGCACCAGGCCTTCCTGAACAGCGGCTCCGAGGGCCAGCGCCGCCAGAGCGCCCTGAACGGCGGCACGCGTGAGAGCCTGCGGGTGGGCCAGAACCTGTGGGCCGGCGTGGGCCTGCTGCGCGGCGGGGCCGGCACGGCCTTTGTGGGCAGCCCCGAGAACGTGGCCGCCGCCCTGCGCGAGTACCAGGCCGTGGGCGTGGAGACCTTCATCCTCAGCGGTTACCCGCACCTGGAAGAAGCCTACCGGGTGGCGGAACTGCTGTTTCCGGTGCTGGGGCGCACCAGCCCGGTGTTCACCCCGCGCGACGGGCAGGCCCTGACCCACACCGCCACGCCCACACCCGCCGAACCGCTGAAAGAGCCGGTGGGCCGCTTCCGCTCCATCTGA
- a CDS encoding ABC transporter permease — protein MLTLLTLEFRKLFGARSVRLALLVTFLLPLLWAFAPRLDQLIQVKLTSGWQLPAVSIGVTIGYLLPLFIAVTVAEMIGSEVAQGTLAPLLLRPVDRTKVIASKLIVALTYPFLLIFTTVLGSLIAGIPLGFGSFAGGTGLGPGLFVGVGQLSPDAAFAEVLRGSLLAGVVLMPIAALSLLFGVLYLNTAAAALATFAALIVMRLLVVLPDAIQRILLTSHLNLYVQQGDILTSVVLLLIYTAGFGLMSIFAFDRRDV, from the coding sequence ATGCTGACGCTGCTGACCCTGGAATTCCGCAAGCTGTTCGGTGCGCGCAGCGTGCGGCTGGCCCTGCTGGTCACGTTCCTGCTGCCGCTGCTGTGGGCCTTTGCGCCCCGGCTGGACCAGCTGATTCAGGTCAAGCTGACCAGCGGCTGGCAGTTGCCCGCCGTGAGCATCGGCGTGACCATCGGGTATCTGCTGCCCCTTTTCATTGCCGTCACGGTGGCCGAGATGATCGGCTCCGAGGTGGCGCAGGGCACGCTGGCGCCGCTGCTGCTGCGCCCGGTGGACCGCACCAAGGTGATTGCCAGCAAGCTGATCGTGGCGCTGACCTATCCCTTCCTGCTGATTTTCACCACGGTGCTGGGCTCGCTGATTGCGGGGATTCCGCTGGGTTTTGGCAGCTTTGCCGGGGGCACGGGCCTGGGGCCGGGGCTTTTTGTGGGCGTGGGCCAGCTGAGCCCGGACGCCGCCTTTGCCGAGGTGCTGCGCGGCTCGCTGCTGGCCGGCGTGGTGCTGATGCCGATTGCGGCACTCTCGCTGCTGTTCGGGGTGCTGTACCTGAACACGGCCGCCGCCGCCCTGGCGACCTTTGCCGCCCTGATCGTGATGCGGCTGCTGGTGGTGCTGCCCGACGCTATTCAGCGCATTCTGCTGACCAGCCACCTGAACCTGTACGTGCAGCAGGGCGACATCCTGACCTCGGTGGTGCTCCTCCTGATCTACACCGCCGGCTTCGGCCTGATGAGCATCTTCGCCTTCGACCGCCGCGACGTGTAG
- a CDS encoding ABC transporter ATP-binding protein yields the protein MTKQGGPATPAIEVRGLYKRYGSNSVLEDVHLTVMPGEVYALTGPNGAGKTTLIRAMTGLAFPSDGEVRLLGRDVHLDGQRARAYLGAVVEAPAKFYPQFTGTQNLQVHANLAAMAPGGRRISRDRIREVLALLELTRMADKKVGEYSLGQRQRLGVASAMLAEPKVLILDEPTSGLDPLGIGLIHRIVTSLATSGCAVVLSTHHLREIATYAHTVGILTGGRLVDTVDLRARQAAYRFRVDDPVGAAAVLERLPFVRRVSTRTPYAIAHLGGEARVPDALSHLHQEGIRVFEASPDHFDLYEYYRERVEQA from the coding sequence GTGACGAAACAAGGTGGCCCAGCCACCCCAGCCATCGAGGTGCGGGGGCTGTACAAGAGATACGGTTCAAACAGCGTCCTGGAGGACGTGCACCTGACCGTCATGCCCGGCGAGGTGTACGCCCTGACCGGCCCCAACGGCGCGGGCAAAACCACGCTGATCCGCGCCATGACGGGTCTGGCCTTTCCGTCGGACGGCGAGGTGCGGCTGCTGGGGCGCGACGTGCATCTGGACGGCCAGCGGGCCCGCGCCTACCTGGGCGCCGTGGTGGAGGCCCCGGCCAAGTTCTATCCGCAGTTCACCGGCACGCAGAACCTGCAGGTGCACGCCAATCTGGCGGCGATGGCCCCGGGCGGGCGGCGCATCAGCCGCGACCGCATCCGCGAGGTGCTGGCGCTGCTGGAACTGACCCGCATGGCCGACAAGAAGGTGGGCGAATATTCGCTGGGCCAGCGCCAGCGCCTGGGGGTGGCGAGCGCCATGCTGGCCGAGCCCAAGGTGCTGATTCTGGACGAGCCCACCAGCGGCCTGGACCCCCTGGGCATCGGCCTGATTCACCGCATTGTGACCAGCCTCGCCACCAGCGGCTGCGCGGTGGTGCTCTCCACCCACCACCTGCGCGAGATCGCCACCTACGCGCACACCGTGGGCATCCTGACCGGCGGGCGACTGGTGGACACCGTGGACCTGCGCGCCCGGCAGGCGGCCTACCGCTTTCGGGTGGACGACCCGGTGGGCGCGGCGGCGGTGCTGGAGCGGCTGCCCTTTGTGCGCCGCGTGTCTACCCGCACGCCCTACGCCATCGCCCACCTGGGCGGCGAAGCCCGCGTGCCCGATGCCCTGAGTCACCTGCACCAGGAAGGCATCCGGGTCTTTGAAGCCAGCCCGGACCACTTTGACCTGTACGAGTACTACCGCGAACGTGTGGAGCAAGCCTGA
- a CDS encoding ABC transporter permease subunit, whose translation MTRLDTGVRAPVTAAPRPVPARPAWTQEAARWIVPAALLALWQLAAAAGWLNPRVLPAPSAVLEAFWALARSGELGHHFLVSLGRAGTGVLIGAGVGFTLGILTGTFRPLHLLLDSTLQMLRTIPNLALIPLVILWFGIGESGKVFLIGLATFFPVYLNTLHGVSSIDGRLKEMAGVYGLGPLETFRRVTLPGALPSVLVGLRYALGISWLALVVSESFGASSGIGFLAMDAREFFRTDVIVLAIVIYALIGKAADSLVRVLERRLLPWRVGA comes from the coding sequence GTGACGCGGCTGGACACCGGCGTGCGGGCGCCGGTCACCGCTGCGCCGCGCCCGGTGCCTGCGCGCCCCGCCTGGACCCAGGAAGCCGCGCGCTGGATCGTGCCGGCCGCCTTGCTGGCGCTGTGGCAGCTGGCCGCTGCGGCCGGCTGGCTGAACCCCCGGGTGCTGCCCGCCCCCAGCGCGGTGCTGGAAGCGTTCTGGGCCCTGGCCCGCAGTGGCGAGCTGGGGCACCACTTTCTGGTCAGCCTGGGGCGGGCGGGCACTGGGGTGCTGATCGGGGCCGGGGTGGGGTTCACCCTGGGCATCCTGACCGGCACCTTCCGTCCGCTGCACCTGCTGCTGGACAGCACCCTGCAGATGCTGCGCACCATTCCGAACCTCGCCCTGATTCCGCTGGTGATTCTGTGGTTCGGCATTGGTGAAAGCGGCAAGGTGTTTCTGATTGGCTTGGCCACCTTCTTCCCCGTGTACCTGAACACCCTGCACGGCGTGAGCAGCATCGACGGGCGCCTGAAGGAAATGGCCGGGGTGTACGGCCTGGGCCCGCTGGAAACCTTCCGCCGCGTGACCCTGCCCGGGGCGCTGCCCAGTGTGCTGGTGGGCCTGCGCTACGCCCTGGGCATCTCGTGGCTGGCGCTGGTGGTCAGTGAATCGTTTGGGGCCAGCAGCGGCATCGGGTTTCTGGCGATGGACGCCCGCGAGTTCTTCCGCACTGATGTGATTGTGCTGGCCATCGTCATCTATGCCCTGATCGGCAAGGCGGCCGACAGTCTGGTGCGGGTGCTGGAGCGCCGCCTGCTGCCCTGGCGGGTGGGCGCATGA
- a CDS encoding globin domain-containing protein, translated as MTAPLSLHPGGSLYERLGPQALSALVTRFYGHVAAHPDLAPIFPANLTETAEKQLAFLTGFLGGPPLYHERYGHPRLRARHLPFPITPARARAWLACMNAALRESPEIGEAEARELYAALSRVAVHMVNTPGD; from the coding sequence ATGACGGCTCCCCTCTCGCTGCATCCTGGCGGCAGCCTGTACGAACGCCTTGGGCCACAGGCGCTCTCGGCGCTGGTCACGCGCTTTTACGGCCATGTGGCGGCGCACCCGGACCTGGCCCCCATCTTCCCGGCAAACCTCACCGAGACGGCCGAGAAACAGCTGGCTTTTCTGACGGGTTTTCTGGGCGGCCCGCCGCTATACCACGAGCGCTACGGGCACCCCCGCCTGCGCGCCCGCCACCTGCCCTTTCCCATCACCCCGGCGCGCGCCCGCGCGTGGCTGGCCTGCATGAACGCGGCCCTGCGTGAAAGCCCCGAAATCGGTGAGGCCGAGGCCCGCGAGCTGTACGCGGCGCTGTCGCGCGTGGCCGTGCATATGGTGAACACGCCCGGCGACTGA
- a CDS encoding ABC transporter ATP-binding protein, with the protein MTATLPTPPAAQGAGRGARVQVRGLTVTYGGAPVLRNLHLELAPGERVALVGASGGGKTTLLRVLAGLTPIQSGQVELDHGADTARVRVMFQEDRLLPWLGALDNVTLGLAPHERPHGRAALEGVGLGDRPRAYPHELSGGQRQRVALARALAHRPALLLLDEPFGALDALTRASMHALLDRLLNDTGATTLLITHDLDEALKLADRVLLLSGGVVTEDLRLPQPRPRVRSDLEDVRLALEARLQ; encoded by the coding sequence ATGACCGCCACGCTGCCCACGCCACCAGCGGCCCAGGGGGCGGGGCGCGGCGCCCGCGTGCAGGTGCGCGGCCTGACCGTGACCTACGGCGGCGCACCCGTGCTGCGCAACCTGCATCTGGAGCTGGCCCCAGGCGAGCGGGTGGCGCTGGTGGGGGCCAGCGGCGGCGGCAAAACCACCCTGCTGCGCGTGCTGGCCGGACTCACGCCCATTCAGTCCGGGCAGGTGGAGCTGGACCACGGCGCCGACACGGCCCGCGTGCGGGTGATGTTCCAGGAAGACCGCCTGCTGCCCTGGCTGGGCGCCCTGGACAACGTGACCCTGGGCCTGGCGCCGCACGAGCGCCCCCACGGCCGCGCGGCGCTGGAAGGGGTGGGGCTGGGCGACCGCCCCCGCGCGTACCCCCACGAACTGTCGGGCGGGCAGCGCCAGCGCGTGGCCCTGGCGCGCGCCCTGGCCCACCGCCCCGCCCTGCTGCTGCTGGACGAACCGTTTGGGGCCCTGGACGCCCTGACCCGCGCCAGCATGCACGCCCTGCTAGACCGCCTGCTGAATGACACGGGCGCCACCACCCTGCTGATCACCCACGATCTGGACGAGGCCCTGAAACTGGCCGACCGCGTGCTGCTGCTCAGCGGCGGTGTGGTGACCGAGGACCTGCGGCTGCCCCAGCCGCGCCCCCGCGTGCGCTCAGACCTGGAGGACGTGCGCTTGGCGCTGGAAGCACGCCTACAGTAG